A stretch of Rhododendron vialii isolate Sample 1 chromosome 4a, ASM3025357v1 DNA encodes these proteins:
- the LOC131324305 gene encoding wall-associated receptor kinase 17-like produces the protein MVVIGLYFSIQRRKLIKIRDQFFQQNGGLLMKQKISSIDGKSAEPSKIFTAEELKKATNNYAESRILGRGGYGVVYKGILPDQRIVAIKKSKVIDKNQVEQFINELLIVTQVNHRNVVKLLGCCFESEVPQLVYEYISNGTLFEHIHKTFSWLTLDNRLRIATEAAGALSYLHSSASIPIIHRDVKSANILLDANYVAKMADFGASRLVPFDQSQVTTLVQGTLGYLDPEYFHSSQLTEKSDVYSFGVVLAELLTGKKPICLDRSHEERNLATYFIVSMKESRLFQILEPRLVREGTLEQLEAIAELVKRCLSLKSEERPSMKEVVVELEGLRKFKKDQWVNDPQQSHVESESLKSQESGADTSIELISLSLDASGISGQYSFNCSMTFPLNSSLRY, from the coding sequence ATGGTTGTAATTGGGCTATACTTCAGCATACAGAGAAGGAAGCTAATCAAAATAAGGGACCAATTCTTCCAACAAAATGGTGGgttattaatgaaacaaaaaatttcttcaattgatggaaaaagTGCAGAGCCATCAAAAATCTTCACAGCTGAAGAGCTAAAGAAAGCCACTAACAACTATGCCGAGAGCCGGATACTCGGCCGCGGTGGGTACGGTGTGGTTTACAAGGGAATTTTACCTGATCAACGTATAGTCGCCATCAAGAAGTCCAAAGTAATTGATAAGAACCAAGTAGAGCAGTTCATCAACGAGTTGTTGATTGTTACGCAAGTTAACCATAGGAATGTTGTGAAGCTCTTGGGGTGTTGTTTTGAATCAGAGGTTCCTCAACTTGTTTACGAGTACATATCAAATGGCACACTATTCGAGCATATTCATAAGACATTTTCCTGGTTAACATTGGATAATCGATTGAGAATAGCCACAGAAGCAGCTGGTGCACTTTCCTATCTTCACTCTTCCGCTTCCATTCCTATCATTCACAGAGACGTCAAGTCTGCCAACATATTGCTAGATGCTAATTACGTGGCAAAAATGGCAGATTTTGGTGCTTCAAGATTAGTCCCCTTTGACCAATCTCAAGTGACTACACTAGTACAAGGGACTTTAGGATATTTGGATCCGGAGTACTTTCACTCTAGCCAGTTAACAGAGAAGAGTGATGTCTAtagttttggagtggttctgGCGGAATTATTAACTGGGAAAAAGCCTATTTGTCTTGACAGGTCTCATGAGGAAAGGAATTTGGCGACTTACTTCATTGTGTCAATGAAGGAAAGTAGGTTGTTCCAAATTTTGGAGCCTCGGCTGGTAAGGGAAGGGACCTTGGAGCAACTCGAAGCGATTGCGGAGCTCGTAAAGAGGTGTCTTTCTTTGAAAAGTGAAGAGAGGCCATCAATGAAAGAAGTAGTTGTGGAATTAGAAGGTCTGAGGAAGTTTAAAAAGGATCAATGGGTTAATGATCCTCAGCAAAGTCATGTAGAGAGTGAAAGTTTGAAGAGTCAAGAATCAGGAGCAGACACTTCCATTGAGCTAATAAGTCTTTCTCTTGACGCGAGTGGCATATCTGGGCAATACAGTTTCAACTGCAGCATGACATTTCCACTTAATAGCTCCCTGCGGTATTAA